A single region of the Thermodesulfatator indicus DSM 15286 genome encodes:
- a CDS encoding ABC transporter permease, whose protein sequence is MKVIKKCLRHRAIVAGLFILLLLLSMILFSPFTSDPTAINLQNSLQPPSLKHPFGTDNLGRDLLARVFHAAQIDLAISLLIVSLSVIIGIFIGLISGFFKKVDKITIGIIDVFLALPELILALVIVGALGPGLFNSALALVVLGWIKYARVVRGSVLSIKERQFVEMARAAGLSDFGLIIKHILPNVLSPVVTIAMLHLGHAVLSLAALGFLGLGAQPPTPEWGTMLNEGRVYLRVAWWWSVFPGLAIVLTVFSFTLLGDGLKDILNPKARHEL, encoded by the coding sequence ATGAAAGTGATTAAAAAGTGTTTGAGGCACAGGGCTATTGTGGCAGGGCTGTTTATCCTCTTGCTTCTTCTTTCTATGATTTTGTTTTCTCCCTTTACCTCTGACCCTACAGCCATCAATCTACAGAATAGCTTACAGCCTCCAAGCCTAAAACATCCCTTTGGCACTGATAATCTCGGAAGAGACCTTTTGGCCAGAGTTTTTCATGCAGCCCAAATAGATTTGGCCATAAGCCTTCTCATTGTCAGCTTATCCGTAATAATCGGGATATTTATCGGGCTTATTTCCGGATTTTTCAAAAAAGTAGATAAAATAACCATTGGCATCATAGATGTGTTTCTAGCTTTACCAGAGCTGATTCTGGCTCTGGTAATCGTTGGAGCCCTGGGGCCGGGGCTTTTCAACTCAGCCCTGGCTCTGGTAGTTCTTGGGTGGATTAAATACGCACGGGTGGTAAGGGGCTCAGTCCTTTCCATAAAGGAAAGACAATTCGTGGAAATGGCGAGAGCAGCAGGCCTTAGTGACTTTGGCCTGATAATCAAACACATCTTACCCAATGTCCTTTCTCCGGTGGTAACTATTGCCATGCTTCACCTGGGGCACGCCGTTTTATCTCTTGCAGCTCTGGGTTTTTTAGGGCTTGGAGCCCAACCCCCTACTCCCGAGTGGGGAACCATGCTAAACGAGGGTAGAGTCTATCTCAGAGTGGCCTGGTGGTGGTCAGTTTTCCCAGGCCTTGCCATTGTGCTCACAGTCTTTTCCTTCACCCTTTTAGGTGACGGGCTTAAAGACATACTAAATCCCAAGGCCAGGCATGAACTATGA
- the nikB gene encoding nickel ABC transporter permease: MLIYLLKRLFIAVLVVVATSALTFFLLLASPGDTAEVIVKKILVGEEEYSPTKQEIEQVKDVFELNAPGVVLYLKWLSKAVHGDLGCSYVSGLPVTQEILTRLPATALLAITATLLSVIVAIPLGILSAARPNSFWDYACLTYSAFFISVPNFWLALILILFFSLYLDLLPVAGFGSLAHLILPAITLAAGMSAITVRLTRASLLDVLRQDYIITARAKGLAEKTILYRHALRNALIPVVTMIGLQIGHLLSGTVIVETVFGWPGIGKLLADSIEVRDIPMIQGCVVFIAIMFSLVNILVDFSYRFLDPRVKYGDESD; this comes from the coding sequence ATGCTGATTTATCTTTTAAAACGTTTGTTCATAGCGGTTCTAGTAGTAGTGGCTACTTCTGCGCTCACTTTCTTTTTACTTTTGGCTTCTCCTGGAGACACTGCTGAAGTAATCGTAAAAAAGATATTGGTTGGCGAGGAAGAATACTCGCCAACCAAACAAGAAATTGAACAAGTTAAAGATGTCTTTGAACTCAACGCCCCAGGTGTAGTTTTATATTTAAAGTGGCTCTCAAAGGCCGTACATGGAGATCTTGGTTGCTCTTATGTTTCCGGGCTTCCGGTAACGCAAGAAATTTTGACCAGGCTTCCGGCCACGGCCTTACTGGCCATTACCGCTACTCTTCTTTCCGTGATTGTCGCTATACCCTTAGGGATTTTATCAGCAGCCAGGCCCAACAGCTTTTGGGACTACGCCTGTCTTACTTATTCGGCCTTCTTTATATCTGTTCCCAATTTTTGGCTGGCCTTAATACTCATCTTATTCTTTTCCCTCTATCTTGATCTTTTACCAGTAGCGGGGTTTGGCAGTTTAGCTCACCTTATTTTGCCCGCTATTACGCTAGCTGCAGGCATGTCAGCCATAACGGTGAGATTAACCCGGGCAAGCCTACTAGACGTTTTAAGGCAGGATTACATAATCACCGCCAGGGCCAAAGGCCTTGCCGAAAAGACAATTCTTTACAGGCACGCTCTAAGAAATGCTCTTATTCCCGTGGTAACCATGATTGGACTACAAATAGGCCATCTGCTAAGTGGCACGGTAATTGTTGAAACAGTATTTGGCTGGCCTGGCATTGGTAAACTCTTGGCTGATTCCATAGAAGTTAGAGATATTCCTATGATCCAGGGATGTGTAGTTTTTATCGCTATTATGTTTTCCCTGGTAAATATTCTGGTTGACTTCTCTTATCGCTTTTTAGATCCCAGAGTCAAATACGGAGATGAAAGTGATTAA
- a CDS encoding ABC transporter substrate-binding protein, producing the protein MKIRSVVVILFLLVSALAFSPVCEAKNELKVGEMWNIRGVDPVKKGTLVKEKALITENLVEADPDFSLRPGLAKSWKQLSPTHWRFYLRKGVKFHDGSEMKAGDVKWAIERALKDPSIKSLTKIKEIKVIDDYTIDFITEGPYAAFPATLHYSKVSIVSPHSEMDKNGVITKPIGTGPFMLVKWNPATETLYLKGFKDYWQGKPKLDELIIKAIPDPASREVAVEKGEIDFTCDVPYGDVERLSREKGIKLEIHPTARVYQLTFGSLHGTPYEDVRVRKAISYAIDKKSIAQIVLHGCAEPAKGIILPSLWWANNNVSGYDYNPKKAKELLKEAGWVDTDNDGILEKNGKEFHVTIYTYPQRPGLKPMAETIQAFLKNVGIKAEVRVLDWSAIGKYMKKYDMKLSAYHLAMVPDPDYYLRKIYHSKGSTNTWGYNNPEMDKLLEKGLTTFDQQERKKIYDKVQELALKDLPLIHIAFYKVLVVYRDYVKGFKFNPVAHDYMLNPEIYVAK; encoded by the coding sequence ATGAAAATAAGGTCGGTAGTTGTTATTTTGTTTTTATTAGTGTCTGCTTTGGCTTTTTCTCCGGTTTGTGAGGCCAAAAACGAACTCAAAGTAGGAGAAATGTGGAATATCAGAGGGGTTGACCCTGTCAAAAAGGGAACACTTGTAAAAGAAAAGGCTCTGATCACCGAAAACCTGGTAGAGGCCGATCCGGACTTTTCTCTCAGGCCGGGGCTTGCCAAATCCTGGAAGCAACTAAGCCCCACCCACTGGCGGTTTTATCTGAGAAAAGGAGTAAAATTCCACGACGGGAGTGAAATGAAGGCAGGAGACGTAAAGTGGGCCATTGAAAGGGCCTTAAAAGACCCTTCCATAAAGTCCCTTACCAAAATTAAAGAAATAAAAGTTATAGATGATTACACCATTGATTTTATAACCGAAGGACCTTACGCTGCTTTTCCCGCTACTCTTCACTACTCAAAAGTTTCTATAGTTTCTCCCCATTCTGAGATGGACAAAAACGGCGTCATCACCAAACCTATAGGCACAGGGCCTTTCATGTTGGTAAAATGGAATCCCGCCACTGAAACCCTCTATTTAAAAGGATTCAAAGATTACTGGCAGGGGAAACCCAAACTTGACGAGCTTATCATAAAAGCCATTCCTGACCCAGCTTCAAGAGAAGTGGCTGTGGAAAAAGGAGAAATAGATTTTACCTGTGATGTGCCTTATGGAGACGTAGAAAGACTCTCCAGGGAAAAGGGGATCAAATTAGAAATTCATCCCACCGCCAGAGTCTATCAGCTAACCTTTGGCAGCCTGCACGGCACTCCTTACGAAGATGTCCGCGTAAGAAAAGCCATAAGCTACGCCATTGATAAGAAATCAATAGCCCAAATAGTCCTTCACGGATGTGCTGAGCCTGCCAAGGGGATCATTCTTCCCTCTCTCTGGTGGGCCAACAACAATGTCTCTGGCTACGATTACAACCCTAAAAAGGCGAAAGAGCTTCTAAAAGAGGCCGGCTGGGTAGATACAGATAACGACGGCATTTTAGAAAAGAATGGAAAAGAATTTCACGTAACCATTTACACCTATCCTCAAAGGCCAGGGCTTAAACCTATGGCTGAAACCATTCAGGCCTTTCTTAAAAATGTAGGTATAAAAGCAGAGGTAAGAGTGCTTGACTGGAGTGCCATTGGCAAATACATGAAAAAATACGACATGAAACTTTCGGCCTATCACCTGGCCATGGTACCTGACCCTGATTACTACCTAAGAAAAATCTATCATTCTAAAGGCTCTACTAATACTTGGGGTTATAACAATCCTGAAATGGACAAATTACTTGAAAAGGGGCTCACCACCTTTGACCAACAAGAACGAAAAAAGATTTACGACAAGGTCCAGGAACTAGCCCTTAAAGACTTGCCCTTGATTCATATTGCTTTTTATAAGGTACTGGTCGTTTACAGAGATTACGTTAAAGGCTTCAAGTTTAATCCTGTAGCTCATGATTACATGCTTAATCCGGAAATTTACGTAGCTAAATAA